A single region of the Streptomyces sp. NBC_01262 genome encodes:
- a CDS encoding type II toxin-antitoxin system Rv0910 family toxin, producing MAEVSAQARIAAPAEKVWARLTDFSSHTEWSTTHTGYPKGGPEPLAAGATYQENMKLMGFPAEVSWTVETLDPGRQFAITGKGPMAVDLRTQYTLTPDGDATELRIDGSFNGAAVALMAGKLKDSATAALNESLRKLAALLE from the coding sequence ATGGCCGAGGTCTCCGCACAGGCCCGCATCGCGGCTCCGGCCGAGAAAGTCTGGGCCAGGCTCACCGACTTCAGCTCGCACACCGAGTGGAGCACCACCCACACCGGCTACCCGAAGGGCGGCCCGGAACCACTGGCGGCCGGGGCCACCTACCAGGAGAACATGAAGCTCATGGGCTTCCCCGCCGAGGTGAGCTGGACGGTGGAAACCCTCGACCCGGGGCGGCAGTTCGCCATTACGGGCAAGGGCCCGATGGCCGTCGACCTGCGCACCCAGTACACCCTCACCCCGGACGGCGACGCCACCGAGCTCCGTATCGACGGCTCCTTCAACGGCGCGGCCGTGGCCCTCATGGCCGGGAAGCTCAAGGACTCGGCCACCGCCGCGCTGAACGAGTCGCTGCGCAAGCTGGCCGCGCTCCTCGAATAG
- a CDS encoding pyridoxine/pyridoxamine 5'-phosphate oxidase, with protein sequence MTDREAPDPAPSPVTAASLLRRMRAATVLAGPLPPFDPATAGPAPGPLFAEWLAYALDDGVLEPHVMTLSTVAADGRPSARVLMLRGVDLERCAFVFASEAGSRKGLELAANPQAALTSYWPRHGRQIRMAGPVRALDADAARSDFLGRRERSRIAGFTGLMSAPLDGPEAYEEERRLASARVAAEPEAVPQGHTVYELTATEAEFFQGDTGGFHRRLRYTREADGGWSRGLLFP encoded by the coding sequence GTGACCGACCGAGAGGCCCCCGATCCCGCGCCCTCCCCTGTGACCGCGGCTTCGCTGCTGCGGCGGATGCGCGCGGCGACCGTACTGGCCGGACCCCTGCCGCCATTCGACCCGGCCACCGCAGGCCCGGCGCCGGGACCGCTGTTCGCCGAGTGGCTCGCGTACGCCCTGGACGACGGCGTGCTCGAGCCGCATGTGATGACCCTGAGCACGGTGGCCGCCGACGGCCGCCCCTCGGCGCGGGTGCTGATGCTGCGCGGCGTCGACCTGGAGCGCTGTGCCTTCGTGTTCGCCTCGGAGGCCGGGAGCCGCAAGGGCCTCGAACTGGCGGCCAATCCGCAGGCGGCGCTGACCTCGTACTGGCCGCGCCACGGCCGGCAGATCCGGATGGCGGGGCCGGTGCGCGCCCTGGACGCGGATGCCGCGCGCAGCGATTTCCTGGGGCGCCGCGAGCGGTCCCGGATCGCGGGCTTCACGGGGCTGATGAGCGCCCCGCTGGACGGCCCGGAGGCGTACGAGGAGGAGCGGCGGCTTGCGAGCGCCCGGGTGGCCGCCGAGCCGGAGGCCGTACCGCAGGGGCACACGGTCTACGAACTGACCGCCACCGAGGCCGAGTTCTTCCAGGGGGACACCGGCGGCTTCCACCGGCGACTGCGCTATACGCGAGAGGCCGACGGCGGTTGGAGCCGCGGGCTGCTGTTCCCGTAG
- a CDS encoding Clp protease N-terminal domain-containing protein yields the protein MHSETMDEARIGGELRAVAAGARRRAARDGDRQADTAHLLHSLLENDPRARAAVGERQLIRVLGYLVQRSIGYGMRWHGSVEEPGPGSGPGPGTVPGAAGSGWSPSAAAAISGAAARARDRGVAQPNGTDLLAALASDPQSRAAEVLRRTGTDPRRLLAGLPDQRPPRPRDVSC from the coding sequence GTGCACAGCGAGACCATGGACGAAGCGCGGATCGGCGGGGAGCTGCGCGCGGTGGCCGCCGGTGCGCGCCGCCGCGCGGCCCGGGACGGGGACCGGCAGGCCGACACCGCACATCTGCTGCATTCACTGCTGGAGAACGACCCCCGGGCGCGGGCGGCGGTGGGGGAGCGACAGCTCATACGCGTTCTGGGATACCTGGTGCAGCGCAGCATCGGCTACGGCATGCGATGGCACGGGTCGGTCGAGGAGCCGGGGCCGGGTTCGGGGCCGGGGCCGGGAACCGTTCCGGGGGCAGCCGGATCCGGGTGGAGCCCGTCGGCCGCCGCAGCGATCAGCGGCGCTGCCGCGCGGGCGCGGGACCGGGGTGTGGCGCAGCCCAACGGCACCGATCTGCTGGCCGCGCTCGCCTCGGATCCCCAGAGCAGGGCGGCGGAAGTGCTGCGCCGCACAGGGACGGACCCGCGGCGGCTGCTGGCCGGGCTGCCGGACCAGCGTCCGCCCCGCCCACGTGATGTCAGTTGCTAA
- a CDS encoding EamA family transporter — protein MHQSHVTQGRNAGLGLALVSAFAFGGSGVAAKPLIEAGLDPLHVVWLRVAGAALILLPVAWRHRALVLRRPALLLGFGLLGVAGVQALYFAAISRIPVGVAILVEFLGPALLLGWVRFVQRKPVTRAAAVGVVLAVGGMASVVEIWSGLAFDALGLLLAFGAAVCQVSYFVLADHGSQGDDAPDPFAVIAYGLLVGAVALTLVSRPWDMDWSVLAGQAALGTRDVPAWVLLGWVVLVATVVAYLTGVLAVRRLSPQIAGVVACLEAVVGTVFAWVLLGEHLALPQIVGGVLVLAGAFVAQTAKPGSAASAHAAEPVIDPIPEPVAGREHV, from the coding sequence ATGCATCAGTCGCACGTCACCCAGGGGAGGAACGCCGGCCTCGGGCTCGCCCTCGTGTCCGCGTTCGCGTTCGGCGGTTCGGGGGTCGCGGCCAAGCCGCTGATCGAGGCCGGGCTGGATCCGCTGCACGTGGTGTGGCTGCGGGTGGCGGGGGCGGCGCTGATTCTGCTGCCCGTCGCCTGGCGGCACCGTGCGCTGGTGCTGCGACGCCCCGCGCTGCTGCTCGGCTTCGGGCTGCTCGGCGTCGCGGGAGTGCAGGCCCTCTACTTCGCCGCGATCTCCCGGATCCCGGTCGGTGTCGCGATTCTCGTGGAGTTCCTCGGCCCCGCGCTGTTGCTGGGCTGGGTGCGCTTCGTGCAGCGCAAGCCGGTGACCCGGGCGGCGGCCGTCGGTGTCGTCCTCGCGGTCGGCGGCATGGCATCCGTCGTCGAGATCTGGTCCGGGCTGGCCTTCGACGCTCTCGGCCTGCTTCTCGCCTTCGGTGCGGCGGTCTGCCAGGTCAGCTACTTCGTCCTGGCCGACCACGGCAGCCAGGGCGACGACGCGCCCGACCCGTTCGCCGTCATCGCGTACGGCCTGCTGGTCGGCGCCGTCGCCCTCACCCTCGTCTCCCGCCCCTGGGACATGGACTGGTCCGTCCTCGCCGGACAGGCCGCCCTGGGCACGCGGGACGTGCCCGCGTGGGTCCTGCTCGGCTGGGTGGTGCTGGTCGCCACCGTCGTCGCCTATCTGACCGGCGTGCTCGCGGTACGGCGGCTGTCGCCGCAGATCGCGGGGGTCGTGGCCTGCCTGGAGGCGGTCGTCGGCACCGTCTTCGCGTGGGTGCTGCTGGGCGAACACCTCGCGCTGCCGCAGATCGTGGGCGGTGTGCTGGTGCTCGCCGGGGCGTTCGTCGCGCAGACGGCCAAGCCGGGCTCCGCGGCCTCCGCGCATGCGGCGGAGCCGGTCATCGACCCGATCCCCGAGCCGGTCGCCGGGCGCGAGCACGTATAG